The genomic DNA CGTAAACACcattacaacaataatagcataggtgtacaaaaaatttctttggttacaatgaaataattaaacgtTTTGACCGCAAGCCAATTTGGGCCAGTgtctgcaacaacaattgcattATCCAAGAACGAGAGCTGAAGAAGCGGTCATTGAGGTGTTCGGCAATTGCGGCGGAAAAGAGAAAAGGTCAAAAAGCGAGTACAGCAACGAATCAAAAGTAGGCATGCGTAGCAGAGATGCGCGATCAGGTGAGTGCAGGTATGCAAGGAAAATTTGACTATCAGCCAATCGGAATATTGCTATTTCACGCATCCTTACGCTTGCGGTATCGTCAAGGCTGGTTTATATAAATTACAGGCACAAGTGCTGAGCACCACACAGTTTTAATCTGACACTGAAGTGGAGCACTAGTACACGAAATTCAGGAAAATGCTAGCTGGTGAATATTGTGACAGCGATCTTTCGTTTTACTCCTCAATGCGGCGATTGCAATCGAGTGAATCGGTGGAAAGTGATAACTACTCGAAAATGCTAAGTGATAATTTAGAAGAGCTTACGGCTTTGTACAGTATGGAATTCAGCAGCAGTAGCAACAGTCCATCAACGTCGTCGTTGTCGCTAGAAAGCCAACCGGAAATTATAGGCTTCCAAGCAAATGAAAATTTCGTGAATAACTTTGATTTTGGCTATACAGTTGAAAGCACACGACAAGTCACCTGCATTAGCGCAAATCCTAAAAGGTGGTCTTCACTGTGTGATCAACAATTTTACACCAGCGATTCCTGCAAAACTTCAACTGTCGAAAggtcgaaaaatattaaagctcATTATAGATCGACGCATAGAATTGGTTCACTGAAGGCTGCGTCACCCTCTCAGCATCATTTCAATATAAACTGCAGCTTTTCAACCAGTTCTAGTGACTGTGCTCCACAGGATGTTATTAAAAAACGACGACTTGCCGCCAATGCGCGTGAACGTCGACGCATGAATAGCTTGAACGATGCTTTCGATAAACTCCGAGACGTTGTACCATCGCTGGGAAATGATCGTCGGCTCTCGAAATACGAAACATTGCAAATGGCCCAAGCCTATATTGGTGATTTGCTTAAGTTGCTGACGCGCGATTATTAAAGTTAGTTTATTAAGATAAATTATTTTAGCTGCTATCgttttacttaaattatatttaagattagttagtatgttatttgtttttgtattggaTAATGTTCTTAAAGTGGACTTTCAGATAAAAtcttcattaaaattaatttattggaaGACATTTTTGTTTAGAGGTTGCTTGAAATATTGGTTTTGTATTGGAATCCTTTTTACttagtaattaaatatattgttttgagTAACAAATATATTCAGTGAGGATATTTATATCCTAAAAAATAGCCATGGTCTCTGCAAACAGCAATCAAGAAAAGTGAAGAGAGAAAGTCACCTAAGCAAGGTCAGACACGGTGCCTGCTtttcttatatagagccagccgGCAGCTAGCTTCCCCTGAAGTCACCTTGTGACTTCCAAATCAAATCACATCGCGGTGTgagagtcacctaagcactggtcaggcacggtgcctgcttttcttatatagagccagctggcaGCTAGCTTCCCCTGAAGTCACCTTGTGAATTCCAAATCAAATCACATCGCGGTGTGAAagtcacctaagcactggtcaggcacggtgcctgcttttcttatatagagccagctggcaGCTAGCTTCCCCTGAAGTCACCTTGTGACTTCCAAATCAAATCACATCGCGGTGTGAGAGCCACCTAAACACTGGTCAGGCACGGTGCCTGCTtttcttatatagagccagctggcaGCTAGCTTCCCCTGAAGTCACCCTGTGACTTCCAAATCAAATCACATCGCGGTGTGAGAGTCACCTAAACACTGGCCAGGTACGGTGCCTGCTtttcttatatagagccagctggcaGTCAGCTTCCCCTTGTGAGTTTCGAATCAAATCCCATCGCGGCGTAAGAGTCATCTGAGCACTGGCCATCGGGCCTGCTTTTCATATATAGGTCAGCTGTCAATTGCTCAACAACTCAACTCAACAGCTGTTGTTCAGTTCGGACTACTACAGcgtatagccgccatacaaattgatcgatccGAATCGAGTTtggggaaacttttttatttgaaaagatattttcatgaaatttggtgcAGAATATTGTCAAAGACAAATCTACAATCTCTGAACACATTCAAAATCTAGATAGAGATCATTTTATACCCCTTTTATACCGGTCGGAAacaatgttttattaaaacacTAAATACACTTTTTCCCATTTTAAACAAAAGTGGCAAAGACAGTCTCTTTGATACCAAAAATATTAGGATGATTTACTGAAATATCGTGAATTTTCGACCGCATTTTAGTTAAGTTAGTATCCTCAGACatggataaaaatatattttggccGCGACCTCTGGGCAGTCCAAAGACTTTCCGGTTCAGGTAGTAGAGTCCAGTCGTTTagtatattcatatttaaagcTAGCGAAAGTAATTTAAGACTCGGATAATAATCcacgtccaataaaaaagttcttcatACAAGGCCATGGTTtttattgttcagtttgtatggcagctacatatatactatagtggacCGACGAATGGGCCGCTTCTTTGGGACCGATAGGCGTTTTCGGTGCGGTACGAAAATCACTGATCTTTCAAATgatttaactttaaaaaattccaTTAGCAAGGACATTACAATCTTTTTCTtacataaatacgtacatacatatatgcacttaAAAAATTACTCACCACTGCTCTTGCCGCACacagatatacaagtatgtacgctccagttagactAATTTTCAcggtaaaaaatcaaaaagccGTTGTATGTATGTTGATGTGTGCCACAAGGATATTATAGATTTAGCAAGTGTCTTCTTACTATTTCAAAAGACGTTTGAGTGCGGGGGCGTAAACGCTGTGGCAGAAATCAAAATAGCATCCATATTCCTGTAAACTCGGGTCAGCCTGCGGAAAATATCTAAAAAGGAAAGATATGAAAACACGAATAAATTGATAAGTAGCAAGTTCCGACTTCCGATGCGCGTAATGTAACAAATTAGTAAGTACATGCGGCAAGACAGAAAGGCATCATCATAgctccagttttgttttttccGCAATACTTGTTAGTTaagtgtatatatgcatatatacgcaCATACCAACATGTTTAGATATAACGCAGTaagaacaatatacatacacacatacttgtatttgcGTTGGCTCTTGTGGGCGTTTTTGAAGGACATGAAAATTGATTCTAAACCACAGCTAACCTGGAATGATGATGTAGGCGGTTTTGTTGTCGTAGATAAATAGAGCGAAGCAAATATGTAGTAAGGACTActcaacatacatatacatataaatggatatatatgtctgtatatgtgAACATTAGTTAGAGGTATGTATAATAAGTACATATCGTCACCTAAAATGCAAAACTTCGTATCGTCAAACATATACAAAATTGAGTTTTTTGTTGATTCCGATTTACTACATCATACACAATTTTAAGTTTCTGCtgtcatatataaacattttatagcaaacatttaatttttttttaatttgtttctattttacataatttttttcctgTTCTGTACAAAAATGAAAAGTGATGTTACGTTATGCACATTTTAGTTGACGATTTCTAGTTGTATAGTTTTAGTATCACAATGTTTTCTATTTTCAAGTTAATTTTCGTTACAGTTGTTTTTTGTACATTCGGTCATACAAAATAAagcatacatccatacatatgtaaataatactcaaataaaaaaaaaatacatcagactactattatttttgcagtaagttttttcttataaatatttaaattggtttttgttgtacttattataagttacactaaaaatattttttgcatatatttctaGGTTTTTTATAACACTATTGCAAGTTACTTTTTactatttacaaacatatatttacaatatttgatacatgtttttgtttaatgaaaaatataatattttaatactattGCATAAGTTTTTACGATATTCGGTacatattcttttttatttatattaaatcaaacattttgaatgtaaaaaatcaattttcacttaaaaattaAGTATGTTTCATTTTATGGCTTCTTTATATAACTAAAAAGTCgataaaacatttttacttcaaaaaaattagGTATATTGATTTACcgagacaattttttttattaattattttaaatgcaaatacaaatgcaTTTGAATCTCTTAAGAGTGgaaagcattaaaaaatttaaatataaaacattatattttataattttagtaaattcattaaatcaggcacattcaaaaatttttattctgagtaaaaaaaaataaacaataaaaatgtagtaaaatGCAGTCAAAGTCCGTATTTTTTTGTCTGCCAAACTTATaactgttgaaaattttaatttagaataaagttacatatatataatttgcctGTCTTTATATTATTCGTGTTTGaactataacaataacaatttacGGCGTTACTTATCATgctaataaaacaacaaagtttttttttttaaataaataagtctTTATGAATAGTGTTAAACCTTTTCTTTTCATATAAAACAAAAGTTAATTACATTAGTACACAAAACaacgaatacaaaaaaaatttaaaaaataaaaaaacaataaaaaaaatattaaaataaattaaaaaataagacaaaaggaaaataattaaaaaaacgaaaaaaaataaaataaaaaaggaaaaaaaaagaaaaaagtctttATAAATAGtagtattttcttttcatataaaaataatagttaattttaattaactacACATAAGTaatcaacaaataaaataatttaaaaaaaattaaaaattataaaaaaaaaattataaaaattaaaaaataaattaaaaaattggacaaaaggaaaataattaaaaaaggaaaaaagttaaaaaagaaaagtcgttataaatttcatataaaactaatagttaattataatttattcaaaaataatataaaaaatataaaaaaaattaaagtttaaaaaataaaataagttcaaAAAGAAgacaaaaggaaaaaaataaacgaaaaaaattaaaaaaggaagagaaattaaaaagacaacaaaaataaaaaagacaacaaatacaaaaaaaaaccaattaaaaaaaaacaattcaaaagacaaaacgaaaatagtttaaaaaacgaaaaaaattaaaaaggaaacaaaaattaaaaatgaaaaaactaataaaaaaaaaggacAGAAAAAACCAatagaaataaacaaataaaaaaaaaataaaactaaacaaataaaaaaaaaataaacaattaaaaaataaaaataaacaaataaaaaaaaaataaacaaataaaaaaaaataaataaataaaaatagtaataataaaaaaagaaaaaaaaaaacaattaaaaagaaaaaaatagataatatttttaaaagtaaactGGGCGACATTAGCTAGACTAGacgttatatttattaaaagtgtAAATGATTTGTCGttataataaaatagtaataattaaagagagatgcaagatcagcgaaatgtaaaaaatgtgtaataaaaaaaaaaaaaaaatctaactaaaacatttgcttccagatATTGATCTCAAACTATACCAAATTAGTTTGTGGCGATTTTTGggttaaattaatttctattgataaatttttCTTCAGCTACCTCAAAAAAATACTCTTCAAATGTTGAAGCTGTTGGTTGCAAAGATGATTAAAATGTTATAAACATATGCAATGAATCTTTTACAATTATACGCcaattatcaattttatttttttaatcaatttttttttaaatttcaaaaattctttgaaaaatttaatcttCCTTGCAAAATGTCAGTCTTtgtatcagttttttttttttaattgcgtaGAGAAGAATTtacgcaaaaacaaaattaaaattcaactatatgtataatttatagGTATGTAGCCTTTTTGCCTGTCAAAATAATGtactctaaaatataaaattagacaagttttaattaactttttttttcaaaattaaaaaaaaatatttttttttgcaagaaattgttttaagcaaatcattataattaatatattatttgacaGAACAAACGCTCTTCCCAGCTGACTGTCTGCAAGTAGATTTCCATCCAGACAACAAGAATCAGCTACactaataaagttaatttttgaaaataagttgATATCCGAGGCCTTTTCAATATGCTGTTGAATTTTATCGCCTTTTCTCCCTGTGCTTTgtaaatctaattttttattgcccTTTAAGCAATTCATTTTGCTGTAATGAACGTTGTCTGTCACCATGTCGTGCTAATAAAGTCAGACAATTGGTTAAATCCCAcagttttgcttacatatacatatatagtataaacaTATACACGAAGTAACATGTTCGTTGTTGGAGTAACGAAGATTCAACCATTTGCTGTAGTAAGTGTGCTCAGTTAGATTTTCCATAGCTTTGTTTATGCTTTCATTTGAATAAATGCAACGCCTTAAAGTAATGCAAACActttattgttaaattttatttgataaacatTTATAGTAATTGCTAACTCTATGTACTTGTGGATTGTTGTAGGGGTAGGCGAggtcatcgaaaattttttaaaagaaaaatgtgtgTTTGTAATGGAATTCAAAAGCTAGGTTTCTGTTGTGTGCAATATGTGTACTTATGTATCATTTATAGAACAATTTAGTTTTAAgctattttttttagcaaatttcgtttttttaaagATTAACTGTTCTATTTCGAGTAAAACTTCAACTTTTTCTCTTTGATTAAATTTCATATGGGATAAGAGTATATGGTATGTTACGTAACtcatattatttcaattaattgagAAATTTACCACACTTAAGTTAACCTAGTTAACGGTTAAACAATAAACTAAACATTATAGTTATTTTgatttctttaccagcaaaatgaaaaagttgtaaaGCTTTCGGCGCAGTCACACATCGAATATGTTAGTTAAAGCGAAGCACAGTTGGTTCGTGGCCATCTGTAtcaaaaaacatgaaatttttttaacttctccAACTATTTGCTGGTAAAAAGATTCTGCTTGCATATCGAATATcgtaaaataataacataacaCTAAGTTCAGACAGCATTAATTTCTAAGCAGTTAAAGATGCgtacataaatgtatacaaaatatatatatatatatatacatatatacgcacacatatgtTAATGAAGTTGTGCAAATATTAGAATTAAATAGtcataaatatagaaattatattTAGAATGTTTGACTGGACAAAAgtgctttaaaaataatttttttttgtttttgttttataaaaatgcaaCTTGATTTTTAATGTGCAACTTCTTAGTTTTttccaaattatatattttttaatcacaGTATTATCCAGTTAAACCGTTATAACTTCAAATAATCATGAACTCATATGCACAGTATATTTTATGTCCTTACTAAAATTATTCATTAAACGCAAAATGAAATATCTAAAATGTTTCAGTTTTGTTTCAAATTTCATATAGAATTTAAGTTATGTACAAGAATGATATAACTCGCTTTTGCATCGCTTtacattgcaaatatttattttaaagtgtCACATCATAATTAAATCCACGTTGGATTGCCGCGAAATTTACCACGAAATCCGCCACGcataccaccaccaccaccaacaccgccgccgccgccgcctcTGCCACCACGATTGTAATACGGGCTGCCGGCGTGTCCGCCACGTGGTGGCCGTGGAAATCTGTCATTGCGAAATTGATTTTGTTGCGGCGAATTTCCCCAGCCTGGCGCACCGCCACCACGACCGCCGCGCATATTTGAATTCAtcggaaaattattaaaaggtaATGGAAAGGGTGGGCGCGGAGGTGGCGGCACACCAGCACGCCCATTGTTATCGTTATGCCAGCTGTTTTGATTCCACATTTCCTGCTGTTGCATTTCCATATTCATGCCAATATTTTGTGGTTCGTAGCTGGGCATTGGCGCTTGACCCAACTGATTGTTGTTCCAGACAGGTTGCGGTATATATTCCGGCGGTGTTTCTAATAAAGCCGGTCTTGTGGCACCAGCCGCACCTAAGGATTCGTCGTCGATATGCTCTTTGGAAATATCGATTTGTAAGCCATCACCACTACCAATTGATTGCTGTGAACTATCAAGCTGATCACTTTGCTGCTCATTTACTTCTGTTGatggtataataaataaattgtgttaCATTTGTAAGAGTTTTTGAAAGTACTATAAGTAAAGCAAACCTCTTAATATATCATCGAGATCTTCATCGGACATGTCCATATCGATCACCATATCGGAGGGATCATAGCGTGCACTTCCAGCATCTTCCTTGTCTGACGACGAGCCTGCAATAATACATAGGTAGAATTTAGAGTTGGCGTATTCATTTCGTTGTAAATACAAACTTACTGGCATTGCTTTTTTGTGGCGAACTCGTCTTCTTCTGCAGACTAGAAGGTGGTGGGGCCATTAACTGTAGATATTACAAAtgaaaacaatattatttttcttatactttttaagtaattgaaaacttagcaaaatgtataatttaaacTTGTATCtcgcattattattatttgaattatgAATGTACAATACGTACTCCATGTTTGGACGTTACATCAGTAGACTCCAAAGCCAACCCTGGCAAAGCACGATAGTCAACATCGCCGGATGTATTTTCCAGGAAATTCTACGAATGTAATAATTACAAATCGAtatatcgatattttaaaatcatttttgtgttgtttgttaaaattaaaattttttaaatttaccgGATCCTGCGATAGCCAAGATTTTTTGTCGCCATCATTGCCACCTGGTGAGCCGGTTAGCGAAATCAAATTCCTATGATCTATATCCAACTGACGTGATTTCTCTGTA from Bactrocera oleae isolate idBacOlea1 chromosome 3, idBacOlea1, whole genome shotgun sequence includes the following:
- the amos gene encoding basic helix-loop-helix transcription factor amos, encoding MLAGEYCDSDLSFYSSMRRLQSSESVESDNYSKMLSDNLEELTALYSMEFSSSSNSPSTSSLSLESQPEIIGFQANENFVNNFDFGYTVESTRQVTCISANPKRWSSLCDQQFYTSDSCKTSTVERSKNIKAHYRSTHRIGSLKAASPSQHHFNINCSFSTSSSDCAPQDVIKKRRLAANARERRRMNSLNDAFDKLRDVVPSLGNDRRLSKYETLQMAQAYIGDLLKLLTRDY